A single window of Candidatus Obscuribacterales bacterium DNA harbors:
- a CDS encoding insulinase family protein, with the protein MQFKWNRELVLTLAALVVTSQTNFALASTAAKSTAVKAAPKVAAPVSSADTETWRKNPPQTPSPRPFKLPTVSSYKLDNGLMVELLEDHRVPFVTVELGIKAGSALEPRDLLGLSSMTASMLSEGTKKLKSKEIAEEIDFIGGGLRASADADFTVVVASSLSKYSDRLFNIMSDVVLNPSFPEDELKLKKTNLLQELIMKRSEPDFLVSERFAKVVYGEHPYSVVAPEPETVERISKADLEKYHAAQYIPNNAVLIVVGDFDKAKLEATIKNSFGSTVWPSGSIETAKIQAAPKLNGKHIYLVDRPGSVQSTLRIGNLGLNKTNPDFFPMLVANQILGGASHSRLFTNIRENKGYTYGAYSGFSARKDPGSFAASADVRTEVTTPSLQEFIYELEKIRNLKVEDKEMADAKNYLTGSFQLGLETQAGLAQRLLEVQMYDLPANYLETYTDKVMTVNPDDVRRVARKYIDLDNMVITVVGDANKIKRELELFAPVDLYDTQGKPMKEATGTSKPGA; encoded by the coding sequence ATGCAATTTAAATGGAACAGAGAATTAGTTCTCACGTTGGCGGCTTTGGTTGTAACCAGTCAAACCAATTTCGCGCTGGCCTCGACTGCAGCCAAGTCAACCGCTGTAAAAGCGGCGCCGAAAGTAGCTGCACCTGTTTCTTCTGCAGATACCGAAACCTGGCGCAAGAATCCGCCACAGACGCCTTCCCCCAGACCTTTCAAGCTGCCGACTGTTTCGTCGTATAAATTGGACAATGGTTTAATGGTTGAATTGCTGGAAGATCATCGTGTGCCTTTCGTGACAGTTGAGCTTGGCATCAAGGCTGGTTCTGCTCTTGAACCAAGAGACTTGCTAGGTCTTTCTTCAATGACGGCAAGCATGCTTTCCGAGGGCACGAAAAAGCTTAAAAGCAAGGAAATAGCCGAAGAGATTGACTTTATAGGTGGTGGCTTACGAGCTTCTGCTGACGCTGACTTTACAGTTGTTGTCGCTTCTTCTCTTTCGAAATATTCGGACAGATTGTTTAACATCATGTCTGATGTTGTGCTCAATCCGTCATTTCCGGAAGACGAGCTGAAGCTGAAGAAAACAAATCTTCTGCAAGAGCTAATCATGAAGCGTAGCGAACCGGACTTCCTTGTAAGCGAGCGCTTTGCTAAAGTCGTCTATGGTGAGCACCCGTATTCAGTAGTCGCTCCGGAGCCGGAAACGGTTGAGCGAATCAGCAAAGCTGATCTTGAAAAATATCATGCTGCGCAATACATACCGAATAATGCTGTATTGATCGTAGTGGGTGATTTTGATAAAGCTAAATTGGAAGCGACAATCAAAAATAGCTTCGGTTCAACTGTCTGGCCATCCGGCTCAATTGAAACTGCCAAAATTCAAGCAGCTCCGAAGCTTAATGGTAAGCACATCTATTTAGTAGATCGTCCAGGCTCTGTGCAATCCACATTGAGAATAGGAAATCTTGGTTTGAATAAAACCAATCCGGATTTCTTCCCGATGCTTGTTGCCAACCAAATCCTGGGAGGTGCTTCTCATTCTCGCCTGTTTACCAACATTCGTGAAAATAAGGGCTATACATATGGCGCTTACAGTGGATTTTCCGCTCGCAAGGACCCGGGTTCATTCGCTGCGTCCGCTGATGTAAGAACTGAAGTGACAACACCGTCGCTCCAGGAATTCATCTACGAGTTAGAGAAGATTCGCAACCTGAAAGTAGAAGATAAGGAAATGGCTGATGCCAAAAATTATCTGACAGGATCTTTCCAATTAGGATTGGAAACACAAGCCGGTTTGGCCCAGCGTCTTTTGGAAGTGCAAATGTATGATTTGCCGGCAAATTATTTGGAGACATACACCGATAAAGTAATGACGGTAAACCCGGATGATGTCAGACGCGTCGCCCGTAAGTACATTGACTTGGACAACATGGTTATCACTGTTGTAGGCGATGCCAACAAAATAAAGCGTGAACTTGAGCTATTTGCTCCTGTAGACCTTTATGACACGCAGGGCAAGCCCATGAAGGAAGCTACCGGCACATCGAAGCCGGGAGCATAA
- a CDS encoding insulinase family protein translates to MMKTNKLLLNLLTVALAFGSGPAMAAEWKTPLIPVSKDFTLPNGLRVVFSEDHSVPVVAVAIVYDVGARNEQKGKSGFAHLFEHMMFEGSENVAKNQFMGIVEAAGGMTNASTHADYTNYFEKVPSNQLETALWLESDRMRSLAVTDKNFKNQLETVKEEKRMRIDNQPYSPAALKFDEVLFDNWTNAHPVIGSFEDLEASSVVDVRRFFDTYYVPNNAALAIVGDIDSTKAEALVRKYFATIPKGAKPPKPDVTEPPQTKEKYEKVEDKLAKMPAILMGWKSPPARDPDSYVVSIMQRILTAGESSRLYQRMVKGDQVALEVSMGVDERRGPSALDATIVYKPGTTSKQAQDILWSELEKIKTVPVTNKELDTAKNQILRALFASGSYSSLQRCVGRAEILAENTLFYGNPNLLDEDLQRYLSVTAADIQRVAKKMFTKEGTTVMDIVPVEKAEANKKAQAGNQI, encoded by the coding sequence ATGATGAAGACGAATAAATTACTGTTGAATCTCCTGACTGTTGCATTAGCTTTCGGATCAGGACCGGCAATGGCCGCCGAATGGAAAACGCCACTTATTCCTGTGAGCAAGGACTTCACGCTACCTAATGGTTTGCGTGTGGTCTTTTCGGAAGATCATTCAGTCCCGGTTGTTGCGGTGGCAATTGTCTATGACGTTGGTGCTCGCAACGAACAAAAGGGAAAGTCGGGTTTCGCTCACCTTTTTGAACACATGATGTTTGAAGGTTCTGAAAACGTCGCCAAGAATCAATTTATGGGTATTGTTGAAGCAGCCGGCGGCATGACCAATGCGTCGACACATGCCGACTACACAAATTACTTTGAAAAGGTGCCGAGCAATCAATTAGAGACAGCTCTCTGGCTGGAATCTGATCGTATGCGTTCGTTAGCTGTTACCGATAAGAATTTCAAGAATCAATTGGAAACCGTAAAAGAAGAGAAGCGTATGCGGATTGATAATCAACCGTATTCGCCGGCAGCACTTAAATTCGATGAAGTGCTGTTCGACAATTGGACAAATGCACATCCGGTAATCGGTTCATTCGAAGATTTGGAAGCATCATCGGTTGTTGATGTGCGTCGCTTCTTCGATACGTACTATGTGCCTAATAATGCGGCATTAGCTATTGTCGGTGATATTGACTCAACCAAAGCTGAGGCTTTAGTACGCAAATACTTCGCTACCATTCCAAAAGGTGCCAAGCCGCCAAAGCCGGATGTTACCGAGCCGCCACAAACCAAAGAAAAGTATGAAAAGGTAGAAGACAAGTTGGCTAAGATGCCCGCTATCTTGATGGGATGGAAGTCTCCACCGGCAAGAGATCCTGATTCGTATGTCGTGAGCATCATGCAGCGAATTTTGACCGCAGGTGAATCATCCAGACTTTATCAGCGCATGGTAAAAGGCGACCAAGTAGCTTTAGAAGTTAGCATGGGTGTTGATGAACGCCGTGGTCCATCGGCACTGGATGCAACCATTGTCTATAAGCCAGGCACGACTTCCAAACAAGCCCAAGACATTTTGTGGAGCGAACTTGAGAAGATAAAGACAGTGCCTGTTACGAACAAAGAACTTGATACGGCTAAGAATCAAATACTAAGAGCGTTGTTTGCTTCAGGCAGTTATTCCAGTCTGCAACGTTGCGTAGGCAGAGCGGAAATACTTGCTGAAAATACATTGTTTTACGGCAACCCGAATTTGCTGGATGAAGATTTGCAGAGGTACTTAAGTGTTACGGCTGCCGACATTCAACGCGTGGCAAAGAAGATGTTTACAAAGGAAGGAACTACGGTCATGGACATAGTTCCTGTCGAAAAGGCTGAGGCTAATAAAAAGGCTCAAGCCGGTAACCAGATTTAA
- a CDS encoding S-methyl-5'-thioadenosine phosphorylase produces MDNSSVEIGVFGGSGFYKLFDKAEERVIETPYGAPSDKLVIGTLAGKRVAFLPRHGGSHQYPPHKVNFRANLWAMKSLGVKRIIGPCAAGSLQKHVEPGHFVVCDQFVDRTSGRADTFYDGPIATHVSSADPYCGEMRKLAIQACKDSNITVHPQGTVVVIQGPRFSSKAESKWFTSMGWEVINMTQYPEAQLARELEMCYVNVALITDYDSGLVGDVEPVSHAEVVKVFEGNLAKLQTMLVKLIEKLPEKRNGCACSKALVGARFG; encoded by the coding sequence GTGGACAATTCATCAGTTGAAATTGGCGTTTTTGGTGGGTCGGGTTTTTACAAACTCTTTGATAAGGCGGAAGAAAGAGTTATTGAAACGCCTTATGGAGCGCCGAGCGACAAACTTGTAATAGGTACACTTGCCGGAAAACGTGTGGCTTTTCTTCCGAGGCACGGCGGAAGCCATCAGTACCCTCCACACAAGGTCAATTTCAGAGCTAATCTCTGGGCTATGAAGAGTCTGGGAGTAAAGCGAATTATTGGGCCTTGTGCTGCCGGTTCTTTGCAGAAGCATGTCGAGCCTGGTCATTTCGTTGTATGTGATCAATTTGTTGATAGAACCTCCGGGCGAGCCGATACTTTTTACGACGGACCAATTGCCACACATGTTTCCTCTGCTGATCCATATTGCGGCGAAATGCGCAAATTAGCCATTCAAGCCTGCAAAGACTCAAATATCACTGTGCATCCTCAAGGCACGGTAGTTGTAATTCAAGGACCACGTTTTTCCAGCAAGGCTGAATCGAAGTGGTTTACTTCCATGGGCTGGGAAGTGATTAACATGACTCAGTACCCGGAAGCTCAGTTGGCTCGTGAGTTAGAGATGTGTTACGTCAATGTAGCCCTCATTACTGACTACGACTCGGGACTGGTTGGTGATGTTGAACCGGTTTCCCATGCCGAAGTAGTAAAAGTGTTTGAGGGTAATCTGGCTAAACTACAGACCATGCTGGTAAAACTCATTGAAAAACTCCCTGAGAAGCGTAACGGATGCGCTTGCAGCAAAGCTCTGGTCGGCGCTAGATTCGGTTAA
- a CDS encoding S41 family peptidase: MNKKKTSKKTWLILGLSGTILISLSLGGASLMNLGNLVAGHTSGRPSSTRELVQQVFRGDVTPSSVYDRVWRLIKQDYYDTTYNGQNWSRWEHRYDGKLTSLDDAHKAIETMLASLGDRYTRFLDREAFDEEKTQIDAHFYGIGVQIGLDRSQRIIVIAPIEGTPASRAGLMPNDEIAEIDGKSTKGMSVDEAAKQIKGPLNSKVVLTLIRGNKHLKSEIIRAQIPVKAVQTAKMIDGNIGYIRLSSFISEQATAEVREALAKLSKARGLILDLRHNPGGLLTNAIDISNMFLRSGNIVSTVDRDGYKTPAMCDGRPICDLPMVILIDDGSASAAEITSGALRDNGRATLVGQKSFGKGLVQGINRLDDGSGVNITIARYLTPNDTDIHKKGIVPDVQVSLKEKDYLAGRGPWWIDLQEPAKAHTPEEKRDVQLNKALEIIKTKIGQSNNDHSVAKGI, from the coding sequence ATGAATAAGAAAAAAACATCGAAGAAAACCTGGTTAATTCTAGGTTTATCCGGGACCATCCTCATTTCTCTGTCTTTAGGCGGCGCCAGCTTGATGAATCTGGGCAACCTTGTCGCCGGTCATACAAGCGGAAGACCATCTTCAACCAGAGAACTCGTCCAGCAGGTCTTCAGGGGAGATGTCACGCCCAGTTCTGTTTACGACAGAGTCTGGCGCCTTATCAAGCAGGACTATTACGATACGACTTATAACGGACAAAATTGGTCTCGTTGGGAGCATCGCTACGACGGCAAACTGACAAGTCTTGATGATGCTCACAAGGCGATTGAAACAATGCTTGCCAGCCTGGGCGATCGTTATACAAGATTTTTAGATAGAGAAGCCTTCGATGAAGAGAAGACGCAGATTGATGCGCACTTCTATGGAATTGGCGTGCAGATAGGTCTGGATCGCAGCCAACGTATTATCGTCATAGCCCCAATAGAAGGAACACCGGCATCACGAGCCGGACTAATGCCCAATGACGAAATTGCTGAAATTGACGGCAAATCTACAAAGGGTATGTCCGTCGATGAAGCAGCAAAGCAAATTAAGGGACCACTCAACAGCAAAGTCGTGTTGACTCTCATACGTGGCAATAAACATTTGAAGTCTGAAATTATAAGGGCGCAGATTCCTGTCAAAGCTGTTCAAACAGCCAAGATGATTGACGGCAATATCGGCTACATCCGACTATCAAGTTTCATCTCCGAACAGGCAACTGCTGAGGTAAGAGAAGCGCTGGCCAAATTGTCTAAAGCCAGAGGTCTCATTTTAGATTTACGGCATAACCCAGGCGGACTTTTAACCAATGCCATAGACATTTCCAATATGTTCTTGCGTTCAGGCAATATTGTCTCGACTGTTGACCGTGATGGTTACAAGACACCGGCGATGTGCGACGGTCGTCCTATCTGTGATTTACCGATGGTTATCCTTATAGACGACGGTAGCGCCAGCGCGGCTGAAATCACAAGCGGCGCATTGCGCGACAACGGACGCGCCACGCTTGTAGGTCAAAAGAGTTTCGGCAAAGGCTTAGTACAAGGCATCAATCGCTTGGATGACGGTTCAGGCGTCAACATTACAATTGCCCGTTACTTAACTCCAAATGACACCGACATCCACAAAAAAGGCATTGTGCCTGACGTGCAAGTCTCCTTGAAAGAAAAGGATTATTTAGCTGGACGCGGTCCCTGGTGGATTGATTTGCAAGAACCGGCAAAAGCGCATACTCCGGAAGAGAAAAGAGATGTGCAATTAAACAAAGCTCTAGAAATTATCAAAACAAAGATAGGACAAAGCAATAACGATCATTCCGTAGCGAAGGGCATATGA